The Microcystis panniformis FACHB-1757 region TGGTAAATCTCTGGTGAATTCTAATTATGTTGCACCCCGGAATTATTTAGAATCCAATCTCGTTAGTATCTGGGAAAAAATTCTCTCTAAACATCCTATCGGTATTTTTGATAACTTCTTTGAAATTGGCGGTCATTCTCTACTCTTATCAAGGGTTGTAACCCGGGTTCATAAAGAACTAAATGTATCCGTAAAATTGGCTGACTTCTTTAAAGTTCCAACCATTGCTGGATTGGCGACTTTAATCTCCCAGACTCAATACAATTATCAAGAACCCATTTCGGCAATTCCCCCCCAAAAATCCTATCCGATGTCTCATGGTCAGCGTCGTCTTTGGGCTTTAGAATTTCTAGCTCAAAATCATAATGCTTACGGAATGCCCAGTGCTTATCAATTCAAGGGCAATCTCAATATTGATGCTTTTGAAAATGCCTTTCAACAGTTAATTCAACGCCATGAAATTTTGCGAACCACCTTTACTTTAATCAATAATCAACCCCGTCAAGTTGTCCATAATCAAATGAACTTTGTCATTAAACAAATAGACCTGACAGCTTATGTTAGCACAGAACAAGAAAACTTGATCGAAGAAGCGATCAGCCATAATGCCAAAACGACTTTTGATTTAGAAGTCGGACCGTTACTTAAAGTTAACTTACTCAAACTAAGCCAAGAGAATTACATCGTCTTGTTTAATATGCACCATATCATTTCTGATGGTTGGTCAGCAGGGGTTTTAATTAAAGATTTCCTCAGCCATTATCACGCCTATGGACAAGAAAATTCCCAATTAATGCCCCCTCTCAGAATTCATTATAAAGACTATACTTCTTGGCAAGAAAGTCAATTAGAAACCTCGAAACTTCAAGATCAACGGGATTACTGGTTAGCTAAATTAACTCCTGTCCCTGTGCGTCTTAACTTACCTGTTGATTATCCGCGCCCACCTGTTAAAAGTTTTCAAGGAAATACAATTACATGGCAACCTGAACCCGAATTGATCGATACTTTTGAGAAGTTAATTAAAGCACAAGAAGCCAGTTTATTTATGGGTTTAGTTAGTTTGGTTAAGAGTTTTCTATTCCGTTATACTGAGCAAAATGAAATTACAATCGGCTCTGCTATCGCCGGCAGAAATCATCCTGATTTAGAAGATCAAATCGGATTTTATGTTAACACTCTCGTCCTGCGGGATCAGATAGCAGATCACGACAGTTTTACGGATGTCCTTAGCAAAGTAAAAACCACCACTTTAGAGGCTTATGATAATCAAGACTATCCCTTTGATCAGATAGTATCTGATTTGAATTTACAACGAGATCCTAGCCGGAATGCTCTCTTTGATGTGGCAATTGTCCTGCAAAATAATCAAAATATAGATCTGGCATTGAACGGAATTACAGTTAACTCCATTGACCCAAAAATGATTACCGCTAAATTTGATTTAGAATTTATCTTTGTTGAGGAAGAAGAACTTTATCTCAAGCTAATCTACAACACAGATATATTTATCCATGAGCGAATTTTATTGATCATAGATTTGTTCAAAAACTGGCTGGAGCAAGTTTTAAAATTTGCCCATGAACCTTTGATAAACTTATCCTTAGCTTCCTCAGAAAATCTTATTCAAGAGGGGCAGGAACTGTTCACAGAAGACTTTAATTTTTAGTCAACAGCGATTACACTAGCAGGATATTTTAATGAAGACAAAACTACCGATTCTTGGCGTTTTAGGTGGTATGGGACCAGTGGTTACTGCCGAATTTCTGAAGTCGATTTATGAATATAATCCTTTTATTGATAAGGAACAAGAAGCCCCTAATGTTATCGTTTTTTCCCTTCCCTCTGCACCTGATCGCACAGGTTCTATTGATAGTGGAAAAGAAAGAGAATTTATTGATTTTATTCAAGTCAATCTGGAACATCTCAATAAACTGGCTGATTGCATAGTCATTGGCTGTTGTACGGCTCATTATGCTCTACCTCAGATTCCCGAAAATCTGAAGGATAAACTTATTTCCTTAATTAAAATAGCGGACCAAGAACTCCAAGAATATAATAAACCTACCCTTTTACTTGCTAGTACAGGGACTTACCAGAAAAAATTATTTCATGAAGGCTGCACCACCGCAGATCTGATTATTTCTCTCTCAGAAATTGATCAAAAGTTGATTCATGAAATGATCTATAAAGTGCTAAAAAGAGGACAGGATCCGTTAAGTATTCTTAGGGATATAGAAGCATTATTAGAGAAATATAACACTCGCTCCTATATTTCTGGGTGTACCGAATTTCATCTCTTAACAAAATCTCTCAAACTCAAAGGAATTGACTCCATTAAAGCGATCGATCCTTTAAGTACCATCGCTCAAAACTTTTCTCAGTTAATCATCAAACAAGCTCAGGTAGATCTAGTGACCGACTGCCATCAGCCTTCAAACCCAAAAAGCCCTTGACCATCGCACCTCTATCAGGTACAATTCAAACTTGAGTTGATCACTTCTGACTTTTAACTTGTGCGTAGCGATATACTGGCTCATCAGGTTTTCAAGATTATTCCTATTTTTGATCAAGAGGTGTAAAAAAAAATGTCTAAGCATTCAATCAGTTTTGGAGGACAATTGGAAGATAATTGGCGGACTCTGTCAGAAGTCTTAGAAACTGCCACTAAACATAATAATCATGGAATTACTTATATTAAAAATGACGCAACTGAATATTTTCAGAGTTATCAAGACTTATATCAAGATGCTCTCGTTATTTTAAATGGACTGGAACAAAAAGGGATAAAATTAGGGCATAAAGTCATTCTACAAATTGCCAAAAATCAAGACTTTATTCCCGCACTATGGGCTTGTTTTTTAGGGGGAATTATTCCAGTTCCTTTGACCGTTGCTCCTAGCTATGATCTGGAAAATTCTGCCGTCAAAAAACTAGAGAATGTTTGGAAAATTTTAGACAATCCTTTGATATTATCCGACAGTGAGCTAATTACTGAAATTGAAAAATTAGGAACTTCCTCTCATCTAGAAGGGTGGCAAGTTATCTCAGTTAATGAACTCAGAAAAGCCCCCTCTAAAGTCCATCAATTGCCGATTCTTGATCCACAAGCTCCAGCCTTATTACTCTTTACTTCGGGTAGTACCGGTATGCCCAAGGGAGTAATATTAACTCATCATAATATTCTGTCCATGACTGCTGGTACAGTGGCGATGAACCACTTTACCCAACAAGAAGTTACCCTTAATTGGATGCCTTTGGATCATGTAGGAGCTATCGTATTTTTAGGAATTATGGCGGTAGATTTGGCTTGTGATCAAATTCATGTTCCCATGGAATTAGTCCTACGCCAACCCCTGCAATGGTTAGAACTCATTCAAAAGCATCAAGTAAGCATTTCTTGGTCTCCTAACTTTGCATTTTCCTTAATTAATCAACAGGCCGAAGAACTTAAGCACGTCTCTTATAACCTCTCCTCAATGAAATTTTTAGTGAATGCTGGCGAGCAAGTTTCAGTAAAAACTATTCGCCTATTCTTAGAAATTCTCGAAAAACATCAACTACGGGAGAGAGCGATTAAACCAGCTTTTGGCATGACTGAATCCTGTTCTGGGATTACTTGGTCAGCCGGTTTAAGTAAAAATGAACTCACCGAAGAAAATAGTTTTGTCTCTCTAGGAAAGCCGATTCCTGGAGCAACTATCCGGATAGTCGATCAGGAAAATAATCCTTTACCTGAAAGAGAAATTGGAAAGCTTCAAATTCAAGGTAATTCTGTTACTAAAGGATATTACAATAATACTGAACTCAACCAGGAAGTTTTTCAAGAAGGGTGGTTTACTACGGGAGATTTGGGGTATTTATTTAAGGGCGAACTCTTTATTACTGGGCGAGAAAAACAAGAAATTATAATTAATGGTGTTAATTACTTTGCCCATGAACTTGAAACAACAATCGAAGAATTAGAAGGGGTTAAAGTATCTTATACAGCCGCCTTTGCCGTCTTTGATCAAAGTCGAGAAACTGACTTATTAATTATTACTTTTAGCCCAGAATCTGAGCAATTTGAACAGGGGATAAAAGTTGTTAGAAAAATTCGCAGTCATGTAACCCAAAAATTCGGGATTGCTCCAGCTTATGTCATTCCAATAGACAGAAATTTAGTTCCTAAAACCTCTATTGGCAAAGTTCAAAAATCTAAATTAAAAAAGGATTTTGAACAGGGATTATTTAGCAGCCGTATCCAAGAAATAGATCAATATTTAGCAAAAGAGCGTCAGAAAAATCAAACCTTACCTCAATCAGAAAATGAACGTCAAATAGCAGCAGTTTGGAGTGAAGTTTTACAGTTAACCTCAGTTGGTTTAGAGGATAACTTCTTTGAACTAGGGGGACATTCTATACACTTAATCCGAGTTCAAAATGAACTTGAAAAACTTTTTAACCGTCAGCTATCCCTTGCTGAAATGTTTAAAAATCCTACCGTTGCCACCCTAGCCCGTTTCTTAAGCGAAGAATCAAATACTAATCAAGTTATAGCACAAAAAAGCCGTCAACGTGCCGAAAATCGGAGCCGTCGCCATAATCAAACCCATGACATTGCAATTATTGGTATGGCGGGGCAATTCCCAGGGGCTAAAAATTTAACAACCTTTTGGGAAAATTTAAAAAATGGAATCGAAACTATCTCTTTCTTTTCTGAAGAAGAATTACAAGAATCGGGAGTGTCTCCAGAACTCTCGAATCAGCCTAATTATGTTAGAGCTAGACCAATTCTCGAGCAAGTTGAATACTTTGACAGCGAATTTTTTGGCTATACAGATAGAGAGGCAGAATTACTAGACCCTCAGCAACGTTTACTGCTTGAATGTAGTTGGGAATGTTTAGAAAACGCCGGTTATAATCCTAATACTTATCAAGGATCAATTGGTATATTTGCTGGCGCAAGTATGAACACCTATTTGATAAATAATTGTTATCCTAATCGGGGTAAATTAGATAGTAATGACGAGTTACAACCCTTCACACTAGATTCAATGGGAGGGTTTCAAACAATGGTAGCTAATGACAAAGACTATTTAACAACGCGAATTTCTTATAAACTCAACTTACATGGTCCGAGCGTTAATGTTCAAACCGCTTGTTCTACTGGATTAGTTGTAGTTCATCTCGCTTGTCAGAGTCTCATCAGTGGAGAAAGTGATATGGCTTTAGCTGGAGCTGCTTCAATTAATTCTCCTCAAAAAATTGGTTATTTATATCAAGAAGGACTGATTATGTCTCCTGATGGCCATTGTCGCGCCTTTGATGCTGAAGCAAAAGGGACTATTTTTGGCAGTGGAGTAGGAGTAATTATGCTCAAAAGATTGTCAGATGCTTTAGCCGATCATGACCATATTTATGCAGTTATTAAAGGCTCTGCTATTAATAATGATGGTGGCCAAAAATTAGGATTTACTGCCCCCGGTGGAGAGGGTCAAATTGCTGCCGCTACGGAGGCCTTAGCCTTTGCTGGTGTTGATGCTAATACAATTAGTTTTGTGGAAGCTCATGGCACAGGAACCCCCCTTGGAGATCCCATAGAAGTTGATGCTTTAGCTAAAGTTTATCAGGGGGCAAATGAGGGAGAATGTGTTTTAGGTTCAGTAAAAACCAATATCGGACATATGCAGATTGCTTCTGGTATTGCTGGTTTAATGAAAGCGACTTTGTCCCTCAAATATAAGATTATTCCACCTACATTACATTTCCAAAATCCTAACCCTCAAATTAATTTTTCTCAGACTCCTTTTTATATTAATAATGAAGCTATTTCTTGGACTACTAAGCAAGACAAGGACGAAAAATTACCCCGACGGGCAGGGGTAAACTCTTTAGGTATTGGCGGGGTTAATGCTCATGTTATTCTAGAAGAAGCTCCTCCCATTATTCCTCAAGACAATCAGAGCAAACGTCCCTATCATTTGCTCACCCTTTCCGCTCGAACCGAACCAGCTTTAAAAGAGTTAGTAAGTCGCTACATAGACTTTTTAGAAAGTCAACCTGAAAAGGATATGTCTGATGTAGTATTTACGGCAAATACAGGCCGAGTTCATTTCTCAAATCGGTTAGCCTTAACTGGCTATAAAAACAGTGATTTTATTGAACAATTACGTCAGTTCAAGCAACTAGATTATCAGTCAACTATTCATGGTATAGTTGATGAAAAAAGACCGCCTAAAATTGCCTTTTTATTTACAGGACAAGGTTCTCAATATGCAGGGATGGCTCATCAACTCTATCAGACTCAACCCACCTTTAGAAAAACTTTAGATGCAGGGGAAAAATACTATCAAAAACTAACGGGTAAATCCCTACTAAACGTCGTATTTGCCGATACAGATGACCCCTTAAACCAAACCGCTTATACCCAACCGGCACTATTTCTGATTGAAGTTGCTCTCGCTCAATTATGGCATTCTTGGGGAATTCAACCAGCCGCTATTTTAGGCCATAGTTTAGGAGAATATTCAGCTGCTTGTTTTGCTGGTGTTTTTGATCTTGAAAGTGGCTTAAAACTGGTCAGCCATCGAGGCAACTTGATGGGGCAATTACCCCAAAATCAAGGGGAAATGGCCGCTATTTTTCTCGATAAAAACTCAGTTATTGAGCATTGCCAAAGTCAGGGAATAAAAATCGCTATTGCTGCCATTAACGCAGAACAACATACCGTTATTTCTGGAGAAAAAAACGTAATTCAAAAACTCTGTAACCATTTTACTAATTCCGGGGTTAAAGTTCGTCAACTTAAAGTTTCTCATGCTTTTCACTCCCCTTTAGTAGAACCAATGGTTGCAGAATTTAAAACGATTCTTCAAGAGATTTCTTTCAGTCAACCTCAAATTTCTCTGGTCTCTAACCTAACAGGAGAAATTGCTGATGACAGCATTATGACTCCTCAGTATTGGCTTCAACATTTACTAAATACGGTACAATTTCATCAAGGGGCTTTATTCCTACAATCTCTCGGATGTGATACCTTTATTGAAATTGGACCTCAACCTATTCTCTCAGGAATTGTTCAATCATCCCTATCTTCATCTGAACCTCTAACTCTACCCAGTTTACGCTCAGGATTTTCTGATTGGCAAGTTTTATTAGAAAGTCTGGGCAAACTTTATGTTCGCGGTGCAAAGATAGACTGGTTTAGTTTTGATCAAGACTATCATCCTAGACGATGTGCTTTACCTACTTATCCCTTTCAAAAACGTCAACACTGGATTCCTTTAAAAACCCCATCTGCAACTGTTCCACAGGAAT contains the following coding sequences:
- a CDS encoding aspartate/glutamate racemase family protein gives rise to the protein MKTKLPILGVLGGMGPVVTAEFLKSIYEYNPFIDKEQEAPNVIVFSLPSAPDRTGSIDSGKEREFIDFIQVNLEHLNKLADCIVIGCCTAHYALPQIPENLKDKLISLIKIADQELQEYNKPTLLLASTGTYQKKLFHEGCTTADLIISLSEIDQKLIHEMIYKVLKRGQDPLSILRDIEALLEKYNTRSYISGCTEFHLLTKSLKLKGIDSIKAIDPLSTIAQNFSQLIIKQAQVDLVTDCHQPSNPKSP
- a CDS encoding type I polyketide synthase, whose translation is MSKHSISFGGQLEDNWRTLSEVLETATKHNNHGITYIKNDATEYFQSYQDLYQDALVILNGLEQKGIKLGHKVILQIAKNQDFIPALWACFLGGIIPVPLTVAPSYDLENSAVKKLENVWKILDNPLILSDSELITEIEKLGTSSHLEGWQVISVNELRKAPSKVHQLPILDPQAPALLLFTSGSTGMPKGVILTHHNILSMTAGTVAMNHFTQQEVTLNWMPLDHVGAIVFLGIMAVDLACDQIHVPMELVLRQPLQWLELIQKHQVSISWSPNFAFSLINQQAEELKHVSYNLSSMKFLVNAGEQVSVKTIRLFLEILEKHQLRERAIKPAFGMTESCSGITWSAGLSKNELTEENSFVSLGKPIPGATIRIVDQENNPLPEREIGKLQIQGNSVTKGYYNNTELNQEVFQEGWFTTGDLGYLFKGELFITGREKQEIIINGVNYFAHELETTIEELEGVKVSYTAAFAVFDQSRETDLLIITFSPESEQFEQGIKVVRKIRSHVTQKFGIAPAYVIPIDRNLVPKTSIGKVQKSKLKKDFEQGLFSSRIQEIDQYLAKERQKNQTLPQSENERQIAAVWSEVLQLTSVGLEDNFFELGGHSIHLIRVQNELEKLFNRQLSLAEMFKNPTVATLARFLSEESNTNQVIAQKSRQRAENRSRRHNQTHDIAIIGMAGQFPGAKNLTTFWENLKNGIETISFFSEEELQESGVSPELSNQPNYVRARPILEQVEYFDSEFFGYTDREAELLDPQQRLLLECSWECLENAGYNPNTYQGSIGIFAGASMNTYLINNCYPNRGKLDSNDELQPFTLDSMGGFQTMVANDKDYLTTRISYKLNLHGPSVNVQTACSTGLVVVHLACQSLISGESDMALAGAASINSPQKIGYLYQEGLIMSPDGHCRAFDAEAKGTIFGSGVGVIMLKRLSDALADHDHIYAVIKGSAINNDGGQKLGFTAPGGEGQIAAATEALAFAGVDANTISFVEAHGTGTPLGDPIEVDALAKVYQGANEGECVLGSVKTNIGHMQIASGIAGLMKATLSLKYKIIPPTLHFQNPNPQINFSQTPFYINNEAISWTTKQDKDEKLPRRAGVNSLGIGGVNAHVILEEAPPIIPQDNQSKRPYHLLTLSARTEPALKELVSRYIDFLESQPEKDMSDVVFTANTGRVHFSNRLALTGYKNSDFIEQLRQFKQLDYQSTIHGIVDEKRPPKIAFLFTGQGSQYAGMAHQLYQTQPTFRKTLDAGEKYYQKLTGKSLLNVVFADTDDPLNQTAYTQPALFLIEVALAQLWHSWGIQPAAILGHSLGEYSAACFAGVFDLESGLKLVSHRGNLMGQLPQNQGEMAAIFLDKNSVIEHCQSQGIKIAIAAINAEQHTVISGEKNVIQKLCNHFTNSGVKVRQLKVSHAFHSPLVEPMVAEFKTILQEISFSQPQISLVSNLTGEIADDSIMTPQYWLQHLLNTVQFHQGALFLQSLGCDTFIEIGPQPILSGIVQSSLSSSEPLTLPSLRSGFSDWQVLLESLGKLYVRGAKIDWFSFDQDYHPRRCALPTYPFQKRQHWIPLKTPSATVPQESNLVKMLSEKDKNTLLQTLLETGHYSEDEKPTISAIVQQLIKLYYQEKEDFDFAKLLYQVAWLPWDLANGKLENLTSLKTDLEVYLEPQLQSSELMGVSRAFSEMEKLAADFVVKALKDLELFQMNTFLDPDQSFIQAGLKQEYKSFWNYVLEILAKVGILEKQNTRWKIVKEPEQSNPDLAVEDLINHYPNAQIELNLFRQVATNLAAIITGKISPLSILFSQDGQGGASEFYKNTSSAKILNLGISKTVELLLSSYAPSASLRILEIGAGTGATTQQVLKACNSRQITYTFTDVSPFFLEKARDNLAEFSGLEYKVLDIEKDPKLQGFCCHSYDLIIAANVLHSTANLQEETLPHIQSLLRPGGHLLLLELTQQSSWIDLIFGVTQGWWRFSDYHLRPNHPIITASTWESILLKSGFSQVEFVSPDQKIGSVLFQQSIILAQSSEIPPNLAKNWLIFTEVDPEQDTFPLGIQEQLLKKCDSCRIIYQGQKNTQISSSESCLNANQLQQLEEWFASNPSPDRIIYLLNSDGKDQPESILLNRCNYLLNLLKAIQKIPNPPQLFLVTQGAQPFELEQPSLGFQSPLWAMGRVIALENPQLWGGMLDLDPDVDITQNITALLLGLTHAHDEDHLVFRKGQGYVARLLPLKSLETTTVKIQPEATYLITGGIGHLGLELAEHLVNLGAKHLILTTRRSLPARFLWDSATELAQISEKIRKLEEKGASIEVISADVGNFEAMQAIFTQIEKTAYPLRGIFHLAGISGRQAQLKDCTLQDLEAVFQAKVKGSWNLHQLSLGSQLDYFVLFSSAGAIWGAKEQGLYDTVSHWLDALAHFRHLQGLPATTLNWALLAGHGIVSQDYEDWLKQIGIREIAPDLALRVMDAIMASNQTQVLIADVDWVRFKNIYQFKGEKPLLKNLGLSEIPIKSVQESDSVLHLLEEMPFGERREYLLEYVSKQVRMILGIKSMPDTEQGLIEMGIDSLSSIELKNRLEKRLEVLLPTSLVFDFPNIRRLVDYLLDRIFGEKVQKTAEKKMINFTEVQQEISEDLILQELTDLEAFLGD